One Spirochaeta africana DSM 8902 genomic window carries:
- the amrA gene encoding AmmeMemoRadiSam system protein A codes for MPEQQKSPSVVTGHEAAVLLQIAREAVHQVVCSGAVKAVPDDLKQQTAEAAASCPGLQRKGAVFVTLTRRQDNDLRGCIGSLHARYPLWEDTVANAAAAAQRDPRFPPVREAELAGLQLELSVLGPAQELEYTGPEDLIARLRPGIDGVVLSLRGRRATFLPQVWTRLPRPEQFLGQLCHKAGLFSGAWRQEHPTIAVYQVQSIGPEPLVTSP; via the coding sequence ATGCCAGAGCAGCAGAAATCTCCCAGTGTAGTAACCGGGCACGAGGCAGCGGTGCTGCTGCAGATAGCCCGGGAAGCAGTACATCAGGTGGTGTGTTCGGGAGCCGTCAAGGCTGTCCCCGACGATCTGAAGCAGCAGACCGCCGAGGCAGCAGCATCCTGTCCCGGACTGCAGCGCAAGGGGGCGGTGTTTGTCACCCTGACCCGCAGACAGGACAATGATCTGAGAGGCTGTATCGGCAGCCTTCATGCCCGGTATCCGCTGTGGGAGGATACGGTTGCCAATGCGGCGGCGGCCGCTCAGCGTGACCCCCGCTTTCCGCCGGTGCGCGAGGCCGAGCTGGCCGGACTGCAGCTGGAACTGTCGGTGCTGGGCCCGGCGCAGGAACTGGAGTACACCGGTCCAGAGGATCTGATCGCCCGGCTGCGGCCGGGGATCGACGGGGTGGTGCTGTCTCTGCGGGGACGCAGGGCAACCTTCCTGCCCCAGGTCTGGACGCGGCTGCCCAGACCCGAGCAGTTTCTGGGGCAGCTATGCCACAAGGCCGGGCTGTTCTCCGGGGCCTGGCGTCAGGAGCACCCGACGATCGCCGTGTACCAGGTTCAGTCAATCGGCCCGGAGCCCCTGGTAACCTCCCCTTAG
- the amrB gene encoding AmmeMemoRadiSam system protein B: MMGTSVRNPAVAGKFYPRSAAELDQVVAGLLTRASTRLQDVSGLPDAANRTAGTVRAVIAPHAGYMFSGSIAALSFAAAAQYRDAPPRRVILLGPAHYAAGITVALPQADSFRTPLGDHPVDGEAMQRLLQTGLAETNGAAHSAEHSLEVMLPFIMAVWGALPILPLLCSRIAPERLAEILVEEIGPGDLLVVSSDLSHFHPAATAEQLDNALLEAWEQGDPHGVSQGEACGKLPILASMALARQQGWRHRVLGYAHSGAAGIGSESVVGYGAGMYYASSE, encoded by the coding sequence ATGATGGGCACATCTGTTCGTAATCCGGCAGTTGCCGGAAAGTTTTATCCCCGCAGTGCTGCCGAACTGGATCAGGTGGTCGCCGGACTGCTGACGCGGGCCAGCACGCGGCTGCAGGATGTCTCCGGTTTGCCGGATGCTGCCAACCGGACGGCCGGGACGGTGCGTGCCGTGATCGCCCCGCATGCCGGGTATATGTTCAGCGGCAGCATTGCGGCGCTGTCCTTTGCTGCAGCAGCGCAGTATCGTGATGCCCCGCCTCGCCGGGTGATCCTGCTGGGGCCGGCCCATTATGCCGCGGGGATTACCGTTGCCCTGCCGCAGGCTGACAGCTTTCGCACCCCGCTTGGCGACCATCCGGTAGACGGCGAGGCGATGCAGCGCCTGCTCCAAACCGGCCTGGCCGAGACCAACGGGGCCGCCCACAGCGCCGAGCATTCGCTGGAGGTTATGCTGCCCTTTATTATGGCGGTGTGGGGCGCGCTGCCAATCCTGCCGCTGCTGTGCTCGCGCATCGCGCCGGAGCGGCTGGCAGAGATTCTGGTGGAGGAGATCGGCCCGGGTGACCTGCTGGTTGTGAGCAGTGACCTGAGCCATTTTCATCCGGCAGCAACCGCCGAGCAGCTGGATAATGCCCTGCTCGAAGCCTGGGAGCAGGGCGATCCCCACGGGGTGAGTCAGGGTGAAGCCTGCGGCAAGCTGCCGATACTGGCTTCGATGGCGCTGGCTCGCCAGCAGGGCTGGCGACACAGAGTGTTGGGCTATGCTCATTCCGGCGCGGCCGGTATCGGCAGCGAAAGCGTGGTGGGCTACGGAGCCGGGATGTATTATGCATCTTCAGAGTAA
- a CDS encoding DUF1667 domain-containing protein, giving the protein MSQKKEMICIACPIGCRLTVAPKGDGITVSGNKCKRGEVYAQEEWFSPKRMVTTTCRVSGSPLLARVPVRTTAALPIEHIDQLLQDLHDRQLEAPLPIGSVIEADVAGTGVDVITSHSI; this is encoded by the coding sequence ATGAGTCAGAAAAAAGAAATGATTTGTATCGCCTGTCCGATCGGCTGTCGCCTTACCGTTGCGCCGAAAGGAGACGGGATTACGGTCTCCGGCAACAAATGCAAGCGCGGCGAGGTGTATGCCCAGGAAGAATGGTTCTCTCCCAAGCGGATGGTTACCACTACCTGCCGGGTCAGTGGATCACCGCTGCTGGCCCGGGTTCCGGTACGAACAACCGCCGCACTGCCGATTGAGCATATCGACCAGCTCTTGCAGGACCTGCATGACCGCCAGCTGGAAGCCCCGCTGCCGATCGGGTCGGTGATCGAGGCCGATGTGGCCGGTACCGGGGTGGATGTGATCACCTCACACAGCATCTAA